A single window of Marinobacter sp. LA51 DNA harbors:
- the cmk gene encoding (d)CMP kinase, giving the protein MTDNLPTVITVDGPGGSGKGTVTQMLAKKLGFHLLDSGALYRLTALAAVRQGVSLEDEATLVGVAASLDVAFEPTPPGEPAKVILAGEDVTSEIRTETCGDNASRVAVMQPVRDALLQRQRDFRKAPGLVADGRDMGTVVFPDAPVKIFLTASAEERARRRFSQLKDAGVDVNIDALLEEIRVRDERDMNRSAAPLKPADDAQVIDSTGLSIEEVLGRCMAAAGQA; this is encoded by the coding sequence ATGACGGACAACCTGCCGACGGTAATCACGGTCGACGGCCCCGGTGGATCGGGCAAGGGCACGGTCACCCAGATGCTGGCCAAGAAACTGGGCTTTCATCTGCTCGACAGTGGCGCACTCTATCGCTTGACCGCACTGGCGGCTGTGCGTCAGGGTGTGTCCTTAGAAGATGAGGCAACGCTGGTTGGTGTTGCGGCGTCTTTGGATGTGGCATTTGAGCCGACGCCCCCGGGTGAGCCGGCGAAGGTCATTCTGGCCGGAGAGGATGTCACTTCTGAGATTCGCACCGAGACCTGCGGCGATAACGCGTCGCGGGTTGCTGTCATGCAGCCGGTTCGGGATGCACTGTTGCAGCGTCAGCGGGATTTCCGAAAGGCACCGGGTCTGGTCGCCGACGGTCGTGATATGGGCACCGTGGTATTCCCCGATGCTCCGGTCAAGATTTTCCTGACCGCCAGTGCCGAGGAGCGGGCCCGCAGACGATTTAGCCAGTTGAAGGACGCAGGCGTCGATGTTAACATTGATGCCCTTTTAGAAGAGATACGGGTTCGCGATGAGCGGGATATGAACCGTTCAGCAGCCCCTCTCAAGCCTGCGGATGATGCGCAAGTCATTGATTCTACAGGGTTGAGTATTGAAGAGGTGTTAGGCAGGTGTATGGCCGCTGCAGGCCAGGCCTGA
- the rpsA gene encoding 30S ribosomal protein S1, which translates to MSESFADLFEESLKEIDMQPGSIVQGTVVDVDSDWVTVNAGLKSEGVIPASQFLNEKGELEVAIGDVVDVALDAVEDGFGETRLSREKAKRAEAWKVLEKSFEAEEVVKGIINGKVKGGFTVDLAGIRAFLPGSLVDVRPVRDTAHLENKELEFKVIKLDQKRNNVVVSRRAVLEAENSAEREALLETLTEGMEIKGIVKNLTDYGAFVDLGGVDGLLHITDMAWKRIKHPSEIVNVGDEISVKVLKFDRERNRVSLGLKQLGEDPWVDIKGRYPENSRVKARVTNLTDYGCFAELEEGVEGLVHVSEMDWTNKNIHPSKVVQVGDEVEVMILDIDEERRRISLGIKQCVSNPWEDFSSNFNKGDRISGKIKSITDFGIFIGLDGGIDGLVHLSDISWNETGEEAVREYKKGDEVETVILSVDPERERISLGIKQLESDPFAEFVQLNDKGSIVKGTVSAVDAKAATIALNDEVEAVLKASEISRDRVEDARNALKEGEEVEAKIISIDRKNRIINLSVKSKDVEDDKQAVEGMRAKTAETSGATTIGDLIKEQMQQQNANKD; encoded by the coding sequence ATGAGCGAGAGCTTTGCGGATCTTTTTGAAGAAAGCCTAAAAGAAATTGACATGCAACCGGGTTCCATCGTCCAGGGAACCGTAGTTGACGTCGACAGCGACTGGGTCACCGTTAACGCCGGACTGAAGTCCGAAGGCGTTATCCCCGCCTCCCAGTTTCTTAACGAAAAAGGCGAGTTGGAAGTTGCGATTGGCGACGTTGTAGATGTCGCTCTCGATGCTGTCGAAGATGGTTTCGGGGAAACCCGTCTGTCTCGCGAGAAAGCCAAGCGTGCAGAAGCCTGGAAGGTACTTGAGAAGTCCTTCGAAGCGGAAGAGGTTGTTAAGGGTATTATCAACGGTAAGGTCAAGGGTGGTTTCACCGTCGATCTGGCCGGTATCCGCGCCTTCCTGCCTGGCTCTCTGGTAGATGTTCGTCCGGTTCGCGACACCGCGCACCTGGAGAACAAAGAGCTCGAGTTCAAGGTTATCAAGCTGGACCAGAAGCGTAACAACGTGGTTGTTTCCCGCCGCGCGGTTCTGGAAGCTGAAAACAGCGCTGAGCGTGAAGCTCTGCTGGAAACCCTGACCGAGGGTATGGAAATTAAAGGTATCGTCAAGAACCTGACCGACTACGGCGCGTTCGTAGATCTGGGCGGTGTTGACGGCCTGCTGCACATCACCGATATGGCCTGGAAGCGTATCAAGCATCCGAGCGAAATCGTGAATGTGGGCGATGAGATCAGCGTTAAGGTTCTGAAGTTCGACCGTGAGCGTAACCGTGTATCCCTCGGCCTGAAGCAGCTGGGTGAAGATCCCTGGGTCGATATCAAGGGCCGTTACCCGGAGAACAGCCGGGTCAAGGCACGTGTTACCAACCTGACCGACTACGGCTGCTTTGCTGAGCTGGAAGAAGGTGTTGAAGGTCTGGTTCACGTATCCGAAATGGATTGGACCAACAAGAACATCCATCCGTCCAAAGTCGTTCAAGTTGGCGACGAAGTGGAAGTAATGATTCTGGACATCGACGAAGAGCGTCGTCGTATCTCCCTGGGTATCAAGCAGTGCGTATCCAACCCGTGGGAAGATTTCTCCAGCAACTTCAACAAGGGCGACCGCATCTCCGGTAAGATCAAGTCTATTACTGACTTCGGTATCTTCATCGGTCTGGACGGCGGCATCGATGGTCTGGTTCACCTGTCTGACATCAGCTGGAACGAGACTGGCGAAGAAGCAGTTCGTGAATACAAGAAGGGTGACGAAGTTGAAACCGTTATCCTGTCTGTTGATCCTGAGCGTGAGCGTATCTCCCTCGGCATCAAGCAGCTTGAAAGCGATCCGTTCGCCGAGTTTGTACAGCTGAACGACAAGGGCTCTATCGTTAAGGGTACCGTCTCTGCTGTAGACGCGAAGGCCGCGACCATCGCTCTGAATGACGAAGTGGAAGCTGTCCTGAAGGCCTCTGAAATCAGCCGTGATCGTGTTGAAGATGCACGCAACGCGCTGAAGGAAGGCGAGGAAGTTGAAGCGAAGATCATCAGCATCGATCGCAAGAACCGCATCATCAACCTGTCTGTGAAGTCCAAAGACGTTGAAGATGACAAGCAAGCGGTCGAAGGCATGCGTGCCAAGACAGCTGAAACTTCTGGTGCGACCACCATCGGTGATCTCATCAAGGAGCAGATGCAGCAGCAAAACGCCAACAAAGACTGA
- a CDS encoding integration host factor subunit beta has translation MTKSELVELIASKQSQLSVKDVELAVKTIIEHMSQSLADGQRIEIRGFGSFSLHHRAARTGRNPKTGEAVQLPAKFVPHFKPGKELREQVNDSLKKGF, from the coding sequence ATGACGAAGTCCGAACTGGTCGAGCTGATTGCGTCCAAGCAAAGTCAGCTTTCCGTTAAAGACGTCGAGTTGGCTGTAAAAACTATTATTGAACACATGTCTCAGTCGCTCGCCGATGGCCAGAGAATTGAAATTCGTGGGTTTGGCAGTTTTTCGCTGCATCACAGGGCTGCACGAACTGGTCGCAATCCGAAGACTGGCGAAGCCGTGCAACTGCCCGCTAAATTCGTGCCGCATTTCAAACCTGGCAAAGAGTTGCGGGAACAGGTCAATGACAGCCTGAAAAAAGGCTTCTGA
- a CDS encoding LapA family protein, producing the protein MAGLQKIFIILLVLVLVLLALVFSLNNQMAVSLNFLLFETQPHGVAVWIIMAFIIGALVGVLMTVLATVRNSVSRRTLEKRLNRAEQALEKSRAQTDRTL; encoded by the coding sequence ATGGCAGGATTGCAGAAAATCTTCATTATTCTGTTAGTACTGGTCCTTGTCCTGCTGGCACTTGTGTTCTCTCTTAACAATCAGATGGCGGTATCGCTCAACTTCCTGTTGTTTGAAACCCAGCCTCACGGCGTCGCCGTCTGGATCATTATGGCTTTCATCATTGGTGCGCTCGTGGGCGTGTTGATGACCGTGCTGGCCACCGTTCGAAATTCGGTGTCCCGGCGAACCCTCGAGAAACGACTTAATCGTGCCGAGCAGGCATTGGAGAAATCCAGGGCCCAGACCGACCGGACTCTTTAA